A single region of the Serinus canaria isolate serCan28SL12 chromosome 1, serCan2020, whole genome shotgun sequence genome encodes:
- the GNB3 gene encoding guanine nucleotide-binding protein G(I)/G(S)/G(T) subunit beta-3, which yields MGEMEQMKQEAEQLKKQIADARKACADTTLAQIVSGMEVVGRIQMRTRRTLRGHLAKIYALHWSTDSKLMVSASQDGKLIVWDTYTTNKVHAIPLRSSWVMTCAYAPSGNFVACGGLDNMCSIYSLKSREGNVKVSRELSAHTGYLSCCRFLDDNNIVTSSGDTTCALWDIETGQQKTVFVGHTGDCMSLAVSPDFKLFISGACDATAKLWDVREGSCRQTFSGHESDINAISFFPNGEAICTGSDDATCRLFDLRADQELIMYSHETIICGITSIALSRSGRLLFAGYDDFNCNIWDSLKAERVGILSGHDNRVSCLGVTADGMAVATGSWDSFLKIWN from the exons ATGGGGGAAATGGAGCAGATGaagcaggaggctgagcagctGAAGAAGCAGATTGCG gatgcCCGGAAAGCCTGTGCAGACACAACGCTCGCTCAG ATTGTGTCTGGAATGGAGGTTGTTGGACGCATCCAGATGCGGACCCGAAGGACCCTGCGGGGACACCTGGCCAAGATCTACGCCTTGCACTGGTCCACAGACTCCAA ACTTATGGTCAGTGCCTCACAAGATGGGAAACTGATTGTGTGGGACACATACACAACTAACAAG GTTCATGCCATCCCTCTGCGTTCTTCCTGGGTCATGACCTGTGCCTATGCCCCCTCCGGCAATTTTGTGGCCTGTGGAGGCCTTGACAACATGTGCTCCATCTACAGCCTCAAGTCTCGTGAAGGCAACGTCAAAGTGAGCAGGGAGCTCTCAGCCCATACAG GATACCTCTCCTGCTGCCGATTTCTTGATGACAACAATATTGTGACTAGCTCTGGAGATACCACATG cGCGCTCTGGGACATTGAGACGGGGCAGCAGAAGACCGTGTTCGTTGGTCACACTGGAGACTGCATGAGCTTGGCCGTCTCCCCTGACTTCAAACTCTTCATCTCCGGGGCTTGTGATGCTACTGCCAAACTGTGGGACGTGCGGGAGGGCTCCTGCCGCCAGACCTTCTCAGGGCACGAGTCCGACATCAACGCCATCTCC TTCTTCCCTAACGGCGAGGCCATCTGCACGGGCTCCGACGACGCCACGTGCCGCCTCTTCGACCTGCGGGCGGACCAGGAGCTGATCATGTACTCCCACGAGACCATCATCTGCGGCATCACCTCCATCGCCCTCTCCCGCAGCGGCCGCCTCCTCTTTGCCGGCTACGACGACTTCAACTGCAACATCTGGGACTCCCTGAAAGCAGAGCGTGTGG GAATTCTTTCTGGCCACGACAACAGAGTGAGCTGCCTGGGGGTGACAGCGGATGGCATGGCTGTTGCCACTGGCTCCTGGGACAGTTTCCTCAAGATTTGGAActga